The nucleotide sequence GTAAAAAGGGCATCCCGTTTCCATTTTCTTAATAATTCTTCCTGACCATTCCAAAATCCTACAGCTAAACCTGCTAAATATGCTGCTCCTAGAGCCGTCGTCTCATTAACTACTGGCCTTTCTACCTCTACTCCAAGAATATCCGACTGGAACTGCATCAAAAAATTATTTAATGCGGCACCACCATCTACACGCAGAGTCTTAAGTTTTATACCCGAATCAGCCTCCATCGCTTCAAGAACATCTCTTGTTTGATATGCTATAGATTCCAAAGTAGCTCTAACAATGTGTGCCTTTGATGATCCTCTTGTTAATCCAACGATGGTACCCCTTGCATACATATCCCAATAAGGTGCTCCTAGTCCTACGAATGCGGGTACCACATAGACACCACCGTTATCTTTTACTTTAGTTGCATAATATTCTGTATCTGCGGCGCTATCAACTATTTTTAATTCATCTCTAAGCCATTGAACAGCAGCTCCCGTAACAAAAATGGATCCTTCCAAGGCATAGTTAACCTTCCCGTTAATTCCGTAAGCTATTGTGGTTAATAAACCATGCTTAGATTCAATAGGATCTTCCCCAGTGTTCATTAACATGAAACAACCAGTTCCGTATGTATTTTTTGCCATACCTTTATCGTAGCAAACTTGACCAAACGTAGCAGCTTGCTGATCCCCTGCTATTCCAGCAATGGGTACTTCAGCGCCAAATACATCTGCATCGGTATTACCATATATTTGACTCGATGGCTTTACCTCTGGCAAAAGGGAAGAAGGAATATTTAACTCTTTAAGGAGATCTTCATCCCATTTAAGTGTGAAAATATTGTATATCATTGTTCTTGATGCGTTGGTATAATCAGTAACGTGAACTTTTCCGTTTGTCAACTTCCAGATTAACCACGTATCTATAGTTCCAAATCTGAGTTTTCCAGCTTCTGCTTTTTCTCTGGCTCCTTCAACGTTGTCCAAAATCCATTTAATTTTGGTTCCAGAAAAATAAGCATCTACCATGAGACCTGTCTTATGTTTGATTGTTTCTTCTAAACCTTTCTCTTTCAAATTATCACAGATTTTTGAAGTCCTTCTATCTTGCCAAACGATCGCATTGTGAACAGGTTTCCCTGTTTCTGCATCCCAAATGACAGTTGTCTCTCTTTGATTAGTTATACCGATCGCACTGATCTGACTACGGTTAATATTCCCTCGGGCCATAGCATCTGCTATAACTCCCATCGTAGTTGCCCAAATTTCATTGGGATCATGCTCTACCCATCCGGGTTTAGGATAATACTGCATAAACTCTTGCTGTGCTACACTAACAACATTCCCATCGTGATCAAAAATTATTGCCCGAGAACTTGTAGTACCTTGATCGATTGATAAAATATACTTTTCCATTAATAACCCTCCTCACATATTATTTGTTTATACGTTCTTTAAAAACTCTAACATACTAAAAATATAATACTTTTCTCAAGACTTTCATTATATTCTGAAAGCTTTGTTTTTCTAAATCCAAGCAGCTAAGAATAGTTTGTAAACCCATGCACCAATTATTCCACCTACTATTGGCCCCCAAATAGGAATTACTAAACCATAAGACCAGTCAGAGTCTCTTTTCCCTGGTATGGGTAAAATAGCATGAGCAATCCTTGGTCCAAGATCTCTAGCAGGATTAATGGCATACCCAGTAGGCCCACCTAAACTCAAACCTATAGACCAAACCAAAAATCCAATTAGAAGAGCTCCTAAAGCGCCTGTTGAATTATACTCATTATTTATTCCTAAAACACCAATTAATAACATAGCAGTACCTATTGCTTCAGTGACGAAATTCCATCCAAATTTTCTTATGTTAGGCATCGTCGAAAAAACCGCTAACTTATCGTCAGCACTTTCTGTTTCAGCAAAATGTTCTTTATAAGAAAGATATACCAATACAGCTCCAACAAAAGCTCCTAGGATTTGGGCAATTATATACCCTGGTACTAAGGACCAAGGGAATTCACCAACTGCTGCCAAACCAACAGTTACTGCTGGGTTAATATGAGCTCCGCTTACCCATCCAGTTATATAGACCGCCATCGCAACCGCAAATCCCCAACCCGTTGTTATAACAATCCATCCCGAACCTTGGCCTTTTGATTTTTTTAATACTACATTTGCCACTACACCATCACCTAGTAATATCAGTATCATAGTTCCAAAGAATTCAGCAAGATATTTTGCCATCGTTACCCACCTCTCTTTAATTTTAATTTTAGTTTTAGATTTACCTACTTACCTTATGTCTGGCGCCAGAAGGTACTAATACTGCAATTACAGCTACTAACTTTTTAAAACATGATACTTTCTACTTCATTGAAACTTTTCTTTACGCGCAAAGAAAATAATTTCAATATTCCTTACTTTTACTTAACATTTTCACTTCAAAAAAAAACCTTAATAAATATATCTATATATTGCTTCGAGCCGCTACTCACTCCGCAATATATCAATATTTACTAAGGTTTTCTCTTCTTCTCCACCTTATCGCTTTTATTAACTTTAAGTCTTAAGCCTAATTTCAATGTTTCATTATTTTACAATTTTCCTAATTTAGAAACTTTCGAATTAATTATATATTAAAGTTTTTATATTGTCAATGTCAATTATAACCATTTCCGACCAATTACAGTCATTTATCATCGATTAGAGACATTTATCTACTAAATACTTAGTTTTCCCCTCTTTTTATAAAAAATTCAATTTATCTTTTTGCTTTTTGGAGATAATTTTTCACTTCTCTGGTAGTTTTTAATTGAAGAATATTTTCCATTTCTTTTTCAGCATCTTTTTTGCTCCATTTTTCTAAAGATTCTTTGATCTTTGGTATTGAAAGTGCACTCATACTAAATTCATCTAGACCTGCGCCAAGAAGAAATGGCAATAAAAGTTCATCCCCTGCCGCTTCTCCACACATACCCACCCATATGCCTGCTTTATGTCCTTCGTCTATTATTTTCTTAATGAGTCTTAAAATTGCGGGATGATAAGCTGAATAAAGATCCGCTATTTTCTTATTTGTCCTATCAACTGCCAGTGTATATTGAATTAAATCATTAGTACCAATGCTGAAAAAATCTACTTCTTCTGCCAAGTTATCTGCTATCATAACAGCTGCAGGTGTTTCAACCATTATACCAATTTCTATATTCTCATTATATTCCAAACTTTCATTATCCAATTCCATTTTAACTTCATTAAAAATGTTTTTAGCTTGCTTAACTTCGTCTAGAGAGGAAATCATTGGAAACATTACACTTAGATTCCCGAATTTACTTGCACGAAGTATCGCCCTTAACTGCGACTTAAAAATATCAGTTTTATCAAGACATAACCTAATTCCTCTATAACCTAAAAACGGATTCATTTCCTTAGGTAGATCCAAATAAGGAACTTCCTTATCAGCACCAATGTCTAGTGTTCTTATGACCACACGATTTTTCTCCATCTTTTCAGCTACTTTTTTATATACTTCAAATTGTTCCTCTTCAGAAGGAATTTCTGCTCTATTCATGTACAAAAACTCAGTTCTAAATAAACCAATCCCTTCCCCACCATTTACCAGCACAGCCTCTAAATCATCAATATCACCTATGTTTCCAACCACTTCTATGGCTATTCCATCTTTAGTCTTAGCCTTTTTATTACTATAAACAGCTAATCTTTCGAGTTCGGTTTTATATTCAATAATTTTTTGTTTATATATTTCCAATATGTCTTTATCTGGATTTAAATAAACTTCACCACTATTTCCATCAACAATCAAAAGAGAATTATTTTGAACTTTATCTAAAAGCACTTCACCCAAACCAACAACAGCAGGTATGCCCAGAGATCTGGCTATTATAGAAGCATGGGAGGTCCTTGATCCATCTTTAGTTACAAAAGCAAGAACTTTTTTGGTATCTAACTGTGCAATTGAAGATGGGCTTAACTCTTCTGCAACTATTATAACTTCCTTATCTAATGCGTCAGGGAGTTCCTTATTACCTAGAAGTATATTTATTACCCTTTTTCCTATATCTTTTATATCAGCTCCACGCATTTTGAGATATTCGTCTTCCATATTATCAAACATCTCTGCATATTGTTCAATAACTTGCTTTACAGCAGCAGGAGCTGAACATTTACCTTCCCTAATTTTACTTTCAAATGCAGATATTAACTCAGGATCATTCAGCATCATTATATGTGCATCAAAAATTTTAGCTCTCTCCTCGCCAATTTCCTTCCCAATATTATCCTTTATTATTTTTATTTCTTTTTTTGCTTTCTCTACTGCGTTATGAAGTTTTTCAATTTCGTCCTTTATTCTATCTTTAGATATTGTCTCTATCTTGACATCACTTTTTTCTTTATTAAGAATTAAAACTTTACCAATAACGATACCAGGAGAGGCTGCAATTCCTTTCATTTTCATTTAGTTTGCCACCTCTTTATCCTCTTTAGGCATTTCAACAATAATAAATTTTTCTATTTCTTTGATAGCTTCTTCAGCATCTTCACCATCAGCTCTCAAAATTATTTCATTTCCTTGGGTAACACCCAAACTCATAACTCCAATTATGCTTTTTGCACTCACTTTCTTCCCATTAAAACTTATTTCTATATTTGATTTAAATTTAGATGCTTTTTGCACAAGCTGCGCAGCAGGTCGTGCATGCAACCCAATTTTATTTTTGATCACTACTTTTTTTTCTTCAACCAAATTAAATCATTCCTTTTTCACTATTATTATAAACTCTAAAAAATTTACCTTATGGTTAATAGAAATTTAAATATAAATTCTATTGTTTCTTTTTAATAACATTCGGCGATTCAATTGAAGATACTATGTTGGAAAGTTTTTCCCCAACACTTGCTTCTACTGTAGCAAACACTGCTCCTTCTACTATTGGAGCGTCTGCTAATATTATTTTTTTCTTAATATCTTCATCAAATCTATCTATTATCATATTTATATTCATTACGGCACTACCTAAATCAGCTAGAACAATCACACCATCTTCTTTATTTATTTTTTTTAATGATGAATAAATTGCATCAGGGTCTGTACCTATTTCTCCTTCTTTAGTACCACCAACTGCCAATATTTCAACATCACCTTGTTTCATCTGCTCGGCTAATTTTTTGGTACCTGCTGCTATTTCTTTACTATGAGAAACAATCAAAATACTAACCATCTTTTCACTCCATTTCAGAAATTAATTCATCAACGATTACTTTTATAATTAAATAGCTCGAAGTTGCTCCGGGATCTTGATGCCCTTTACTCCTTTCACCTAGATAACTAGCACGCCCCTTAGTAGCCAACAAAGGAATAGTTGCCTTCATTCCTTCTTCAGCAGCTTTTTTACATTCTTCAAGAGCTCTTTCTAAAGATAAACCTTTTACTTTACTTTCACGAAGAGCATTCACTGCCGGAATAATGGTATCTAACATAGTTTTTTCTCCTCGCTGAGCTTTTCCTAGTTTTTGAATACCTTCTATTACGGTCTCACCAATCTTTATGAAAGAATCAATATCAAAATCTGAATCAGGAATAATCTTGCTAATATTTAAAAAAGCAGTTCCATATAATGGCCCAGAGGCACCACCTACAGTTGATATTAAAGTCATTGCAACAGTTTTAACTAAGTCACTATTATTTTTGAAACTATCATCCTCGATTTTTTCTTTTACCTTTTTGAAGCCACGAGCCATATTTATACCATGATCTGCATCGCCAATTGCAGCATCTAATTCGGTTAAATAATTTTTATTTTCTATGAGTACATCTGCAATTTTTATAAATATATCTTTAATTTTTTCTGAAGTGACCTTAATTTTTTCTGACATTAGATAGTCCTCCATATCTAAAATTTATCATGGTCTTTAATAATTTCATCTTCTCCTGATAGGCATTTTTAGAGACTGGATCTCCAAACAACATCTCTACTCCTTTCATCTATAAATTAAAAAAATAAACATCTTTTTGTAATCTTTATTGATAACTTATTCAATTTTTACAAGATTTTTTCTCAATTGTTTATAAGGTTCATTTCATCAAATTTATATCAGTGGGAGCATCTAATAATTCTTTTAATTCTTGGTCAAGTTTTAACAGTGTTATTGACATTCCTGCCATTTCCAACGATGTCATAAACTCATCAACGAAGTTTTTATAAACTTTGATACCTCTATTTTCTAAAACTTGGTGGGCACGTCTATTTGCAATAAATAACTCCATTAAAGGAGTTCCGCCCATACCGTTGACCATTAACGCAACTTCATCACCGTTTTCAAAATTTATGTCAGACAATATACTACCTAATAAATCGTCTACTATTTCATCTGCCTTTTTAACCTTCGTTCTTTGTGTACCAGGTTCTCCATGAATCCCAATTCCTAGCTCCATTTCATCTTCCTCTAGTTTAAAAGTGGGTTCTTCGGCAGAAGGAACTCTACATGGATATAAAGCCATTCCCTTAGTTCTGACATTGGAGATAACTTTTTCTGCAGCTTTTTTAACTTCAGAAAGCTCGGCACCGGCAGCAGCTTTAGCTCCAGCAATCTTATGAACGAATATTGTACCAGCTACACCTCTACGCCCCGTTGTGTACAAACTATCTTCAACCGCTACGTCATCATTTACAACTACATGTGCAACTTCGATTCCTTCTGCTACAGCCATATCCTCAGCCATTTCAAAATTCATTACATCACCCGTATAGTTTTTAACAATTAGCAAAACTCCTTTACCACCATTTACAGTCTTGATTGCTTCAAATATTGCATCTGGTGTTGGAGAAGTAAATACATCTCCTGCTACAGCTGCATCTAGCATTCCTTCACCCACATAGCCTGCATGAGCGGGTTCATGTCCACTACCACCACCGCTAACAAGTGCAACTTTATCTAATGGAGCATCCTTTCTAACTACTACATTGTAATTATCAAGTTTTCTTAGTTTTGAAGGTTTCGCCTTAACTATTCCTTCAATCATTTCTACTACTACATTTTCTGGATCGTTAATCAGTTTTTTCTTCATCTTTATTACCCCCTTAAATTATTTATTTTATCTTGCTCACTCTGAAAATTTTAAAGTGAATTTTATTTTCATTTAAAACTTGCTTTAGGAAGCATTATCAATAGTGAAACAGTTAATGATACTAATTCCGTTAAAACATCATACTTTCTGCTTTATTGAAACTTTTCTTTACGCGCAAAGAAAATAATTTCAATATTCCTTACTTTTACTTAACATTTTCACTTCAAAAAAAAACCTTAATAAATACTGCTTCTCCTCGAAGAGTGGTTACCCACTCTTCGACATACCAATATTTATTAAGGTTTTCTCTTCTTCTCCACCTTATCACTTTTATTAACTTTAAGTCTTAAGCCTAATTTCAATGTTTCATTATTTTACAAATTACATGATTTAGAAACTTTTGAATTAATTATATATTAATATTTTTTTATTGTCAATGTCAATTATAACCATTTACAACCAATTACAGTCATTTATCTCTGATTAGAGACATTTATCTACTAAATACTTAGTTTTTCTTTCTTTTTATAATTTATAAAAAATGGCTATAACTTTTTTACTTAAATCAATTCTTTTTTTAATTCAATTATTTCTTTTTCTAATTCTTCTTTTATTGTTTCATTCTCTCTTTTTGCCTCTAGATATTCTCTTAATTTTTCATGTCTTCGAGGATTTAAAGGATATCTAGCAGCCGCAATTATTCCTAAAACCAATAAAATTATTGGGACGAAAGAGATTATAAATCTCAATGCAAACAAAAAACTCTCAGGTTGAGGTTGTTCTACACCGTTTATTGGGTTAACAAATCCTGATAGCCCCAATGAAAAGGTAACCCCTGCAACTGCCAAGCCAGATGCCACTTTCCTCACAAACGTCATCAAACCACTCAAAGTACCCTCTTCTCTTTTACCGAATTTTAATTCAGCAACATCGGTTACATCCCCAAATATAGTATGAGGCATAACTGCAACCCCTGAAACTCCCGCACCTATTGTTGCCGCCATTAAAATTATGTGGAACATAGTTACATCAGGAGGCAACGTAAAAAGAATGAATCCCGCAACACACCATACTAATGCACCTAAAATATATGAGATATTTTTGGATGTCTTTTTAGCAATAAAGGCATAAAATGGGATAAAAACAATTTCGGTTATGAAAAGAGCACCTAACGCTATGGGAAGTAGGCCTTCATTTCCAATATAATACTTAGTATAATAGGCAAAGATAGTTGAAACCACATCTATTGATAAATATGCAAAAAGATACATGGCTATAAGGAGCCGAAAGCTCTTGATTTTAAAAGGTTCAAAAAACATATTGAAAAAGTTGAAGGTACTTTTTTCTTTAGAGAATTCTTTTCTTTCCTTGGTGAATAGAAAAACACCTATCCATGGAATTGAAAAGATCAAGCCAAAGGTTATTGCCATCATTATATAACCTGTTCTGATATCAGAAAAAGCATTCACAATTAACATTGGAAGCACTGCACAAACCAGCCCCGCCGCCAATGAAAAGGCAAGTCTATAGGAATTTAAAGATGTTCTTTCATGGTAATCTAAGGTTAGTTCTGCTCCTAAAGCAGTGTAAGGAGTCATCACCATTGTATAAACGGTTGTAAAAGCTATGTATGCAATTAGTGCGTAAATGAATTTCCCCAATTGATTAGGAAAGCTTGCCGGATACCACAGAATGAAAAAAGATATAAAGATCAAAAAGGTTCCTGCCAACAAGTAAGGTCTTCTTCTGCCAAACCTAGTTCTTGTATTATCTGTGATGAATCCCATCAAAGGATCTGTAACGGCATCCCAAATCTTACCAATCAAAAGAATGGGAGCAATATACTGCATCTTCAGACCAATCACATCGGTAAGGAAAATAGCGTAGAAAAAATTTATTATATTGAAAGCACCGCCACCAAAAATATCCCCCGACGCATAAAACAACTTAGTTTTCAAAGGTAGTTTTTTACTTTTCACTTTTCCATCTCCTTTATGGAATTAATAAGAAAAGATTTTTAAACCTTAATTACCCAATTTAAATAAGTTCTTTATCTCCTGGTTGGATAACTCAGTTATCCAACTTTCTCCAGTTTTTATGATATTTTCAGATAACTCTTTCTTTTTTTCTAGCATCTCGTTTATTTTCTCTTCAAATGTTTCTAAGGTGATGAATCTGTGAACTATCACGTCTTTTGTTTGACCAATCCTGAAAGTTCTATCTGTTGCCTGACTTTCCACTGCCGGATTCCACCAAAGGTCATAATGTATAACGTGGTTTGCAGCTGTTAAATTTAATCCCGTGCCCCCAGCTTTTAAAGACAGGATCATAATCGGATATCTATGCTTTGTTTGAAAGTCGTTTATCATTTCGTCTCTCTTTTTTCTGTTGAGCCCTCCATGAAAAAATAGAGGTTCTATCTTAATGTTATCTGTAAGTATCTTCGTTAATATATCTCCCATCTCTTTGTATTGGGTGAAAAGTACTACTTTTTCGTTGTTGTCTACAATATTTTGAAGTAGATCCAATAATTTTTCTGTTTTACCAGAATCATCTGGTAAAGGAACTCCTTTTTTAGTGTAGTTAACAGGATGATTGCAGATTTGTTTGAGCGATGTCAACATTTTAAGTATTAATCCTTTTCTTTGTATGCCGTCAGCTTCCATCTTTTCCAACTCTTCTTCTACGTGTTCAACAACTTCTTTGTAAAGTGCAATTTGTGATGGTTTTAAGTATACATATTCGTCGTATGTGAACTTTTCTGGAAGGTCTTTAATGATATTTTTATCAGTTTTAATTCTTCTTATCAAAAACGGGTTTATCAAACTTTGTAATCTTTTGGTTGCCGTTGTATCCCCGTATTTTTCAATAGGTTTTGCGAAGGTTTCTATAAAACGATTCTTTCCACCCAAATATCCAGACATAAGGAAATCGTATAAGCTCCATAATTCGGTTAATCTGTTTTCTATGGGGGTTCCTGTCATTGCGATCTTCTTTGGAGCGCGGAGGGCTTTTACCGCTTTGGTTTGTTGTGTATCTGAATTTTTTATGTTTTGTGCTTCGTCTATAACAACCATTGAAAATTCTTTTTTCGTTAGAAATTCAACGTCATTTCTCACAACACTGTATGTCGTTATAATTACATCAGAATTATCCTCAAACTTCCTATCACTTCCATGGTAAATGCTTACATTCAAAGTAGGTGCAAATTTTTTACATTCTTTGTACCAATTCCCAACAAGTGTCGTTGGACAAACCACTAAAACCGGATTTTCTAACGATTTTTCTTCTTTCATTTTGAGAATTACAGAAATAACTTGGACCGTCTTACCCAACCCCATATCATCTGCTATACAAACGTTGAAACCTTTTTCCAAATTCGTGTACAACCATCTGAATCCAGTTTTCTGATAATGCCTTAACTCCGCATTAAGATTTTTTGGCAACCTTACTGGAGAAACTTTTCTCAACTCTTCTAAAAACTTTTGCAGGTTGTTATCCAATATCACGGGAAGACCATTCATCTCTTGTGAAAGTATAACTTTCAACGTTTCAAAGTCCGAGGTTAAGTTTATATTCTTGACCTTTTCCATGATAGCTTCAAACTCGTTGGCACCTAAAAACACATAATTTTCTTTTATCTTAACTATCCCCTTTGATTTTTTTGCCAACTTTTCGAACTCTTCGAGTGAAATTTCTGAATCTCCTATAAGTACACTGTAATTGAATCGTATGAGCTTGGACAAAGATAAAAAGGATAAGTGACTGCCTGTAGAGTTTGCTTTTAAAACGAGTTTTGGTCTTGAAACCTTTTGAAGTCCTTTTGGAGCTAGTATTTCAACGTTCAGGAGTTTCAATATGGGCATTGCATTTATCATTATTTCCGATAACTGTTCCGTATTGACCATTATTTTAGAACTTTTCTTCTTTAAAAACTCACCAAAGAATTCCGCGTATTTTGCAATGGTTACTATCTCTTTCAAGACCTCTGACTTTCCATCTTCTTGGCTTTCAAAGAAAGTTTTTATATCTTGGTAAGTATCAAAAGGCTCATCTTTTCGGTAGATATCGAGTGATAGGTTGAAAAACAACTCTCCCA is from Petrotoga mexicana DSM 14811 and encodes:
- a CDS encoding MIP/aquaporin family protein, which translates into the protein MAKYLAEFFGTMILILLGDGVVANVVLKKSKGQGSGWIVITTGWGFAVAMAVYITGWVSGAHINPAVTVGLAAVGEFPWSLVPGYIIAQILGAFVGAVLVYLSYKEHFAETESADDKLAVFSTMPNIRKFGWNFVTEAIGTAMLLIGVLGINNEYNSTGALGALLIGFLVWSIGLSLGGPTGYAINPARDLGPRIAHAILPIPGKRDSDWSYGLVIPIWGPIVGGIIGAWVYKLFLAAWI
- a CDS encoding MFS transporter — its product is MKSKKLPLKTKLFYASGDIFGGGAFNIINFFYAIFLTDVIGLKMQYIAPILLIGKIWDAVTDPLMGFITDNTRTRFGRRRPYLLAGTFLIFISFFILWYPASFPNQLGKFIYALIAYIAFTTVYTMVMTPYTALGAELTLDYHERTSLNSYRLAFSLAAGLVCAVLPMLIVNAFSDIRTGYIMMAITFGLIFSIPWIGVFLFTKERKEFSKEKSTFNFFNMFFEPFKIKSFRLLIAMYLFAYLSIDVVSTIFAYYTKYYIGNEGLLPIALGALFITEIVFIPFYAFIAKKTSKNISYILGALVWCVAGFILFTLPPDVTMFHIILMAATIGAGVSGVAVMPHTIFGDVTDVAELKFGKREEGTLSGLMTFVRKVASGLAVAGVTFSLGLSGFVNPINGVEQPQPESFLFALRFIISFVPIILLVLGIIAAARYPLNPRRHEKLREYLEAKRENETIKEELEKEIIELKKELI
- the dhaM gene encoding dihydroxyacetone kinase phosphoryl donor subunit DhaM, whose product is MVSILIVSHSKEIAAGTKKLAEQMKQGDVEILAVGGTKEGEIGTDPDAIYSSLKKINKEDGVIVLADLGSAVMNINMIIDRFDEDIKKKIILADAPIVEGAVFATVEASVGEKLSNIVSSIESPNVIKKKQ
- a CDS encoding HPr family phosphocarrier protein — protein: MVEEKKVVIKNKIGLHARPAAQLVQKASKFKSNIEISFNGKKVSAKSIIGVMSLGVTQGNEIILRADGEDAEEAIKEIEKFIIVEMPKEDKEVAN
- the dhaK gene encoding dihydroxyacetone kinase subunit DhaK, with product MKKKLINDPENVVVEMIEGIVKAKPSKLRKLDNYNVVVRKDAPLDKVALVSGGGSGHEPAHAGYVGEGMLDAAVAGDVFTSPTPDAIFEAIKTVNGGKGVLLIVKNYTGDVMNFEMAEDMAVAEGIEVAHVVVNDDVAVEDSLYTTGRRGVAGTIFVHKIAGAKAAAGAELSEVKKAAEKVISNVRTKGMALYPCRVPSAEEPTFKLEEDEMELGIGIHGEPGTQRTKVKKADEIVDDLLGSILSDINFENGDEVALMVNGMGGTPLMELFIANRRAHQVLENRGIKVYKNFVDEFMTSLEMAGMSITLLKLDQELKELLDAPTDINLMK
- the dhaL gene encoding dihydroxyacetone kinase subunit DhaL, whose product is MSEKIKVTSEKIKDIFIKIADVLIENKNYLTELDAAIGDADHGINMARGFKKVKEKIEDDSFKNNSDLVKTVAMTLISTVGGASGPLYGTAFLNISKIIPDSDFDIDSFIKIGETVIEGIQKLGKAQRGEKTMLDTIIPAVNALRESKVKGLSLERALEECKKAAEEGMKATIPLLATKGRASYLGERSKGHQDPGATSSYLIIKVIVDELISEME
- the glpK gene encoding glycerol kinase GlpK; protein product: MEKYILSIDQGTTSSRAIIFDHDGNVVSVAQQEFMQYYPKPGWVEHDPNEIWATTMGVIADAMARGNINRSQISAIGITNQRETTVIWDAETGKPVHNAIVWQDRRTSKICDNLKEKGLEETIKHKTGLMVDAYFSGTKIKWILDNVEGAREKAEAGKLRFGTIDTWLIWKLTNGKVHVTDYTNASRTMIYNIFTLKWDEDLLKELNIPSSLLPEVKPSSQIYGNTDADVFGAEVPIAGIAGDQQAATFGQVCYDKGMAKNTYGTGCFMLMNTGEDPIESKHGLLTTIAYGINGKVNYALEGSIFVTGAAVQWLRDELKIVDSAADTEYYATKVKDNGGVYVVPAFVGLGAPYWDMYARGTIVGLTRGSSKAHIVRATLESIAYQTRDVLEAMEADSGIKLKTLRVDGGAALNNFLMQFQSDILGVEVERPVVNETTALGAAYLAGLAVGFWNGQEELLRKWKRDALFTPKMADGERERLYAGWKRAVERAKNWIEEK
- the ptsP gene encoding phosphoenolpyruvate--protein phosphotransferase; protein product: MKGIAASPGIVIGKVLILNKEKSDVKIETISKDRIKDEIEKLHNAVEKAKKEIKIIKDNIGKEIGEERAKIFDAHIMMLNDPELISAFESKIREGKCSAPAAVKQVIEQYAEMFDNMEDEYLKMRGADIKDIGKRVINILLGNKELPDALDKEVIIVAEELSPSSIAQLDTKKVLAFVTKDGSRTSHASIIARSLGIPAVVGLGEVLLDKVQNNSLLIVDGNSGEVYLNPDKDILEIYKQKIIEYKTELERLAVYSNKKAKTKDGIAIEVVGNIGDIDDLEAVLVNGGEGIGLFRTEFLYMNRAEIPSEEEQFEVYKKVAEKMEKNRVVIRTLDIGADKEVPYLDLPKEMNPFLGYRGIRLCLDKTDIFKSQLRAILRASKFGNLSVMFPMISSLDEVKQAKNIFNEVKMELDNESLEYNENIEIGIMVETPAAVMIADNLAEEVDFFSIGTNDLIQYTLAVDRTNKKIADLYSAYHPAILRLIKKIIDEGHKAGIWVGMCGEAAGDELLLPFLLGAGLDEFSMSALSIPKIKESLEKWSKKDAEKEMENILQLKTTREVKNYLQKAKR
- a CDS encoding DEAD/DEAH box helicase; the encoded protein is MGGKYVFGRSWWGKKWVEALENIDRDTNRLPRGRSYAKKGAVLEIKIQKNSVISARVQGTRPNPYREKIALPVFTEEEKEKIKKVLNERLDLSAMLIGGNLPEELLDITKDMGIKLFPQSWNEIEAHCSCPDWANPCKHLAAVYYIVADEIDKDPFLIFEMHGMKKKDLIEIAKETEKISDSIFTDKKEEPTKPIEQPDPSYEKYEIEKVINLLPDEAYFYDGKNFKNLLLKMYNLLSKAINEEDESIDEEFNPYFKETDIKFIYSPITPNIILEGEPLEELECKKENGHYTVHYEDLFDLFELIPLMETDEDSEASLFLKRLVSFVYKLIDMKAFIPTPQKINEEDFVIDYSPVYFNDYVKDYVNYLSSIVPVDLVINEKGQYMKREKIVEYLVSQYIKYLIKKYYKTEVKNKITDVFFESKVYTAQKFEEKRTYESIKNYLEPLLLRQSKYQLVISIEDMGELFFNLSLDIYRKDEPFDTYQDIKTFFESQEDGKSEVLKEIVTIAKYAEFFGEFLKKKSSKIMVNTEQLSEIMINAMPILKLLNVEILAPKGLQKVSRPKLVLKANSTGSHLSFLSLSKLIRFNYSVLIGDSEISLEEFEKLAKKSKGIVKIKENYVFLGANEFEAIMEKVKNINLTSDFETLKVILSQEMNGLPVILDNNLQKFLEELRKVSPVRLPKNLNAELRHYQKTGFRWLYTNLEKGFNVCIADDMGLGKTVQVISVILKMKEEKSLENPVLVVCPTTLVGNWYKECKKFAPTLNVSIYHGSDRKFEDNSDVIITTYSVVRNDVEFLTKKEFSMVVIDEAQNIKNSDTQQTKAVKALRAPKKIAMTGTPIENRLTELWSLYDFLMSGYLGGKNRFIETFAKPIEKYGDTTATKRLQSLINPFLIRRIKTDKNIIKDLPEKFTYDEYVYLKPSQIALYKEVVEHVEEELEKMEADGIQRKGLILKMLTSLKQICNHPVNYTKKGVPLPDDSGKTEKLLDLLQNIVDNNEKVVLFTQYKEMGDILTKILTDNIKIEPLFFHGGLNRKKRDEMINDFQTKHRYPIMILSLKAGGTGLNLTAANHVIHYDLWWNPAVESQATDRTFRIGQTKDVIVHRFITLETFEEKINEMLEKKKELSENIIKTGESWITELSNQEIKNLFKLGN